A window of Formosa sp. Hel1_31_208 contains these coding sequences:
- a CDS encoding S41 family peptidase: protein MTFDKKYIPLIVGAAIAAGVFIGGKLNFKDTSDRLFTSNSKKDKLNRLIDYIDYEYVDEVNTDSIVDVTVNGILDNLDPHSTYIPKSELERVTNNMKGDFVGLGVNFYTYMDTITVIRTIEDGPSEKAGIKAGDRILMADGDSIFGKEWSNKDIVAKLRGEKGSKVDLKIFRKGEDQLLDFRIKRDVVPIKSVDAAYMLTAKLGYIKINRFAESTYKEFKTALDKLQDQGATQLALDLRDNPGGFLGIAEQIVDEFLEDDKLILFTKNKTGKIEKSYATNRGDFEDGEVYILINESSASASEIVAGALQDNDKGIIVGRRSYGKGLVQREMSLGDGSAVRLTVSRYYTPTGRSIQRPYNNGNNNDYYNDYNKRLRSGEFENEAYIQIADSLKFKTPKGKVVYGGGGIIPDIFVPLNTNHQNETLNYLKRREYISNFVFNELDKDRSVYEDVDASDFVANFEVSDDIVVKFQDYVNLKERTNITFVAYYNQMRRLIKSELAEQLYGSNVAEQILNENDDIIEEVILLSQDEANFEVEISEDN, encoded by the coding sequence ATGACATTTGATAAAAAATACATACCGCTTATTGTTGGGGCTGCTATTGCAGCTGGTGTTTTTATTGGAGGGAAGTTAAACTTTAAAGACACGTCAGATAGACTATTTACTTCTAATAGTAAAAAAGATAAACTGAATCGTCTCATTGATTATATAGATTATGAATATGTTGATGAGGTCAATACTGATAGTATAGTTGATGTAACGGTTAACGGTATTTTAGACAATCTTGATCCACATTCAACTTATATTCCTAAAAGTGAATTAGAACGCGTCACTAATAATATGAAAGGTGATTTTGTTGGTCTTGGAGTTAATTTTTATACCTATATGGATACCATCACTGTGATTCGTACCATTGAAGATGGTCCAAGTGAAAAAGCTGGAATTAAAGCTGGTGATCGTATTTTAATGGCAGATGGAGATTCTATTTTCGGTAAAGAGTGGTCTAACAAAGACATCGTTGCTAAACTAAGAGGGGAAAAGGGCTCAAAAGTAGACCTTAAAATCTTTAGAAAAGGGGAAGACCAATTATTAGATTTTAGAATCAAACGCGACGTTGTGCCAATAAAAAGTGTTGATGCCGCCTATATGCTCACAGCTAAATTAGGGTATATTAAAATTAATCGTTTTGCAGAGTCTACCTATAAAGAGTTTAAGACGGCACTGGATAAACTTCAAGATCAAGGTGCAACGCAATTAGCATTGGATCTTAGAGATAATCCTGGAGGTTTTCTTGGTATCGCAGAACAAATTGTTGATGAGTTCTTAGAAGATGATAAACTCATTTTATTTACTAAAAATAAAACAGGAAAGATTGAAAAAAGTTATGCCACAAATCGTGGTGATTTTGAAGATGGTGAGGTCTATATTTTGATTAATGAAAGTTCTGCCTCTGCTAGTGAAATAGTAGCTGGCGCTTTGCAGGATAATGATAAAGGGATAATTGTTGGAAGACGAAGTTATGGCAAAGGACTCGTGCAGCGTGAAATGTCATTAGGAGATGGAAGCGCAGTACGACTCACAGTGTCTAGATACTATACACCTACAGGGCGCTCCATTCAACGGCCTTATAATAATGGGAATAATAACGACTATTACAACGATTATAATAAACGCTTGCGCAGTGGTGAATTTGAAAATGAAGCATATATACAAATTGCTGATTCCTTAAAATTTAAGACACCAAAGGGCAAAGTAGTTTATGGAGGAGGAGGAATTATTCCTGATATCTTCGTGCCGTTAAATACAAACCATCAAAACGAAACACTCAATTATCTCAAACGTCGTGAATACATTAGTAATTTTGTTTTTAACGAATTAGATAAAGACCGAAGTGTTTATGAAGATGTTGATGCTTCTGATTTTGTAGCAAATTTTGAAGTTAGTGATGATATTGTAGTGAAGTTTCAGGATTATGTAAATCTGAAAGAGCGTACAAATATCACATTTGTAGCCTATTATAATCAAATGCGTCGCCTCATCAAATCAGAACTGGCAGAGCAACTCTATGGGAGTAACGTTGCGGAGCAAATTCTTAACGAAAATGACGATATTATCGAAGAAGTGATATTGTTAAGTCAAGATGAAGCCAATTTTGAAGTTGAAATTTCCGAAGATAATTAA
- a CDS encoding HupE/UreJ family protein, whose protein sequence is MIDNFLSNFQDGVFHVLHLSAYDHILFLIVLTIPYLFKDWKRVLILVSVFTLGHCASLALTTYDIISVNVKLVEFLIPLTILIVALFNVFTAGKKSHGTKIGLLFFATLFFGLIHGLGFVTAFERLISTSENKLLALLEIGLGIEVGQLVVVFIVMFLSFLCQTIFRFSRRDWIMVISAIVVGFVLPMLINSELFA, encoded by the coding sequence ATGATTGACAATTTTCTGTCAAATTTTCAAGATGGTGTCTTCCATGTCCTCCATCTCAGTGCCTACGATCACATTCTATTTTTAATCGTACTTACAATTCCTTATTTGTTTAAAGATTGGAAGCGTGTGTTAATACTCGTATCCGTTTTTACACTTGGCCATTGTGCGTCACTAGCATTAACAACTTACGATATTATTAGCGTTAATGTGAAATTAGTCGAGTTTCTTATCCCTTTGACCATATTAATTGTTGCCCTGTTCAATGTCTTTACAGCAGGCAAGAAATCACATGGCACTAAAATCGGACTCTTATTTTTCGCAACTTTATTTTTCGGATTGATTCATGGATTAGGCTTTGTAACTGCTTTCGAACGACTGATTTCAACTTCCGAAAATAAACTCCTAGCACTATTAGAAATCGGATTAGGAATTGAAGTAGGTCAGTTAGTCGTTGTTTTCATCGTTATGTTTCTGAGTTTTTTATGTCAGACTATTTTTAGATTTTCAAGACGTGATTGGATCATGGTTATTTCTGCAATTGTTGTTGGTTTTGTATTACCCATGCTGATTAACAGTGAGCTCTTTGCTTAA
- a CDS encoding dCMP deaminase family protein, which produces MPKNKQLRYDKAYLRIAKEWGKLSHCERKKVGALIVKDRMIISDGFNGTPTGFENFCEDEEGYTKWYVLHAEANAISKVAASTQSCKGATLYITLSPCKECSKLIHQAGIVRVVYQQAYKDCSGIDFLKKAGIELELIENVAV; this is translated from the coding sequence ATGCCGAAGAATAAACAATTACGATACGATAAAGCTTACCTGAGAATAGCAAAAGAATGGGGAAAATTATCTCATTGTGAACGTAAGAAAGTAGGTGCGCTTATCGTAAAAGATAGAATGATAATTTCTGATGGTTTCAATGGAACACCAACAGGATTTGAAAATTTTTGTGAAGATGAAGAAGGGTATACAAAATGGTATGTGTTGCACGCCGAGGCCAATGCAATATCAAAAGTAGCGGCTTCAACACAATCTTGTAAAGGTGCTACATTGTATATTACACTATCACCGTGTAAAGAATGTAGTAAGCTTATTCATCAAGCAGGTATTGTAAGAGTCGTGTATCAACAAGCTTATAAAGATTGCTCAGGAATAGATTTTTTGAAAAAGGCCGGAATAGAATTAGAACTTATTGAAAATGTTGCTGTTTAA
- a CDS encoding ribose-phosphate pyrophosphokinase, with the protein MPTGATEAKIFACTQSKELATHIASKFGVPLGNVITSTYSDGEFQPSYEESIRGTRIFIIGSTNPGPENLMEMLLMIDAAKRASARHITAVLPYFGWARQDRKDKPRVPIAAKLVAKMLEVAGATRIITMDLHADQIQGFFEKPVDHLFASTIFLPYLKSLGLDNLTIASPDMGGSKRAYAYSKALESDVVICYKQRAKANVISHMELIGNVTGKNVVLVDDMVDTAGTLTKAADLMMEKGALSVRAICTHPILSGDAYNKLENSKLEELIVTDSIPLKQQSDKIRVLTCADLFAEVMHNVHYNKSISSKFLM; encoded by the coding sequence ATGCCAACCGGAGCAACAGAAGCAAAAATTTTTGCATGTACTCAAAGTAAAGAACTCGCAACGCATATTGCATCAAAATTTGGTGTGCCGCTAGGTAATGTCATTACGTCAACTTATAGTGATGGTGAATTTCAGCCATCTTACGAGGAATCGATTCGTGGTACACGTATTTTTATTATTGGTTCTACGAACCCAGGTCCAGAAAATTTAATGGAAATGCTCCTGATGATTGATGCCGCAAAACGTGCCTCAGCAAGACATATTACGGCAGTTTTACCATACTTTGGTTGGGCTAGACAAGATCGTAAGGATAAACCAAGAGTGCCTATTGCAGCAAAACTTGTTGCTAAAATGTTAGAAGTAGCTGGAGCAACTCGTATTATCACAATGGACTTGCATGCCGATCAAATACAAGGATTCTTTGAGAAACCTGTAGACCACTTATTTGCGTCAACCATATTTTTACCGTATCTCAAATCACTAGGGTTAGATAATCTAACGATAGCGTCTCCAGATATGGGTGGTTCTAAAAGAGCTTATGCCTATTCAAAAGCTTTAGAAAGTGATGTCGTCATTTGCTACAAACAACGCGCAAAAGCTAATGTGATTTCACATATGGAATTGATTGGTAATGTGACCGGAAAGAATGTTGTCTTGGTAGATGATATGGTAGATACAGCTGGAACTTTAACGAAAGCAGCCGATTTAATGATGGAAAAAGGAGCACTTAGCGTAAGAGCTATTTGTACACATCCAATCCTATCAGGTGATGCTTATAACAAACTAGAAAACTCCAAATTAGAGGAATTGATCGTAACTGACTCCATCCCTTTAAAACAACAAAGTGATAAAATTAGAGTTTTAACCTGTGCTGATTTATTTGCAGAAGTGATGCATAACGTGCATTATAACAAATCAATTAGCTCTAAATTTTTAATGTAA
- a CDS encoding ribonucleotide-diphosphate reductase subunit beta — protein MSQEVEPILQENKDRFVIFPIQHHDLWEWYKKSEASMWTAEEIDLHQDITDWTDKLNEDERYFIKHVLAFFAASDGIVNENLAENFVSEVQYSEAKFFYGFQIMMENIHSETYSLLIDTYVKDEKEKAMLFNAIETFPAIKKKADWALKWIESPSFAERLIAFAAVEGIFFSGSFCSIFWLKKRGLMPGLTFSNELISRDEGMHCDFAVHLHEHHLVNKVSKERIKEILVDALNIEREFITESLPASLIGMNSKLMSQYLEFVTDGLLQDLGCEKVYNTANPFDFMDMISLQGKTNFFEKRVSEYQKAGVLNKEEEENKYDFGSDSFDF, from the coding sequence ATGTCTCAAGAGGTAGAACCAATTTTGCAAGAAAATAAAGATCGTTTTGTGATTTTTCCAATTCAACACCATGATTTGTGGGAATGGTATAAGAAGTCTGAAGCGAGTATGTGGACTGCTGAAGAAATTGATTTACATCAAGACATTACAGATTGGACCGATAAATTAAATGAAGACGAACGTTACTTTATCAAACATGTTTTAGCATTTTTTGCTGCAAGTGATGGTATCGTAAACGAAAACCTAGCTGAAAATTTCGTGAGTGAAGTACAATACAGTGAGGCTAAATTTTTCTATGGTTTCCAAATTATGATGGAAAATATTCATAGCGAAACGTACTCATTATTAATCGATACCTACGTAAAAGACGAAAAAGAAAAAGCAATGCTTTTTAATGCTATTGAAACATTTCCTGCAATTAAGAAAAAAGCAGATTGGGCATTAAAATGGATAGAGTCTCCGAGTTTTGCTGAACGTTTAATAGCTTTTGCAGCTGTTGAGGGTATCTTCTTTTCAGGTTCGTTTTGCTCGATTTTCTGGTTAAAGAAGCGTGGTTTAATGCCAGGACTAACCTTTTCTAATGAATTAATATCTCGTGATGAAGGTATGCACTGCGACTTTGCAGTACACCTACACGAACATCACTTAGTAAATAAAGTATCAAAAGAGCGTATTAAAGAGATTTTGGTTGATGCACTAAACATTGAAAGAGAATTTATTACAGAGTCATTGCCTGCAAGTTTGATTGGTATGAATTCAAAACTCATGTCACAATATTTAGAATTTGTAACTGATGGCTTACTTCAGGATCTTGGTTGTGAGAAAGTTTACAATACGGCAAATCCTTTTGATTTCATGGATATGATTTCATTACAAGGTAAAACTAACTTCTTCGAAAAGCGTGTGTCAGAATATCAGAAAGCAGGTGTGCTTAATAAAGAAGAAGAAGAGAATAAGTACGATTTCGGAAGCGACAGCTTTGATTTCTAG
- a CDS encoding DUF6503 family protein, protein MKYLTLIVIALLSFQSGFGQELSGTELLKKAIKYHDPNGQWSSFNGQLQVVMETPNNPNRHSKIKINLPKDYFCVSATRDTINTEYTVDHGACSIKLNGSEAISEAEQKMYNLSCDRATLYKNYYTYLYGLPMKLKDEGTIIHDAIERRTFKGKEYLVLKVSYDKNVGSDVWFFYFDPETYAMEIYQFYKTDENGKLKKDSGEYILLTETMTINMIKMPKNRAWYYNKDDKYLGTDKLQE, encoded by the coding sequence ATGAAATATCTTACACTTATCGTTATTGCTTTACTCAGTTTTCAATCTGGATTTGGTCAAGAGTTATCTGGAACTGAACTTTTAAAAAAAGCAATTAAATATCATGATCCTAATGGACAATGGTCATCTTTTAACGGTCAACTACAAGTGGTCATGGAAACTCCTAATAACCCAAATCGACATAGTAAAATTAAAATTAATCTTCCAAAAGATTACTTCTGTGTTAGTGCAACTAGAGATACGATAAACACGGAGTACACAGTAGATCATGGAGCGTGTTCTATCAAATTAAATGGGAGTGAAGCTATTTCAGAAGCGGAACAAAAAATGTATAATCTCAGCTGTGATAGAGCTACCCTCTATAAAAACTATTACACCTATCTCTATGGTTTACCGATGAAATTAAAAGATGAAGGCACCATCATTCATGATGCTATAGAACGTAGGACATTTAAAGGTAAAGAATATCTAGTATTAAAAGTCTCCTATGATAAAAATGTGGGAAGTGATGTTTGGTTTTTTTATTTTGACCCCGAAACTTACGCCATGGAAATTTATCAGTTTTATAAAACCGACGAGAACGGCAAACTTAAAAAAGATAGCGGTGAGTATATTCTTCTAACTGAAACAATGACCATAAACATGATAAAGATGCCTAAAAACAGAGCGTGGTATTATAATAAAGATGATAAATATTTGGGTACAGATAAGTTACAGGAATAG
- a CDS encoding MarC family protein, with the protein MQLNLKEIFTAFMILFAVIDIVGNIPIVIDLRKKVGHIQSEKASIIAGVIMVLFLFLGKTILSLIGVGVNSFAVAGAFILFFIALEMILGITLYKQDEDAAMTASVFPLAFPLIAGPGSLTTLLSLRAEYRIENIIIAVVLNVIIIFIVLKTSARIERFIGQNGINIIRKVFGVILLAIAVKLFAHNIKALFELA; encoded by the coding sequence ATTCAATTGAATTTGAAAGAAATATTCACAGCATTTATGATCCTATTTGCTGTTATCGATATTGTTGGAAATATTCCAATTGTAATTGATCTGCGCAAAAAAGTTGGACATATACAAAGTGAAAAAGCGTCAATTATCGCAGGTGTAATAATGGTACTGTTTCTGTTTTTAGGAAAAACAATACTCTCACTTATTGGTGTTGGTGTGAATTCATTCGCTGTAGCTGGTGCCTTTATTTTATTCTTTATTGCCTTAGAAATGATTCTAGGCATTACCCTTTACAAACAAGATGAAGATGCTGCAATGACCGCATCTGTGTTTCCATTGGCATTTCCTTTAATCGCAGGACCGGGTAGTTTGACCACCTTACTATCTTTACGCGCAGAATATCGTATTGAAAATATCATAATTGCTGTAGTGCTAAATGTTATTATTATCTTTATAGTTTTAAAAACATCTGCTAGAATTGAGCGTTTTATTGGACAAAACGGTATAAATATAATCAGAAAAGTTTTTGGTGTAATTCTATTAGCAATTGCTGTAAAACTATTTGCTCACAATATTAAGGCTCTCTTTGAACTGGCATAA
- a CDS encoding DUF3109 family protein yields MFQLGKTIVSEDIIEKDFICNLSACKGACCIDGDAGAPLDEEEVKILKDIYPEVKPFLRQEGISAIEAQGTHITTEFGDFETPLIDGADCAYVIFDDKKTALCGIEEAYNQGVISWKKPVSCHLYPVRIKQYSEFAAVNYDKWDICDDACVLGKELQVPIYKFVKEALIRKFGEDWYAELETIAKTYK; encoded by the coding sequence ATGTTTCAGTTAGGAAAAACAATAGTTTCAGAGGATATTATCGAAAAGGATTTTATCTGTAATTTATCCGCATGCAAGGGAGCTTGCTGTATTGATGGAGATGCAGGAGCGCCTTTAGATGAAGAAGAAGTAAAAATATTAAAAGACATCTATCCTGAAGTGAAACCATTTTTACGTCAGGAAGGGATTTCAGCTATTGAAGCACAAGGCACTCATATTACCACCGAATTTGGAGATTTTGAAACACCATTGATAGATGGAGCAGATTGTGCTTACGTAATTTTCGATGATAAAAAAACAGCACTTTGCGGTATTGAGGAAGCTTACAATCAAGGTGTTATTTCATGGAAGAAACCTGTGTCCTGTCATTTATACCCTGTGCGAATTAAACAATATTCAGAATTTGCTGCAGTAAATTATGATAAATGGGATATCTGTGATGATGCATGTGTGCTCGGTAAAGAATTACAAGTGCCTATTTATAAATTTGTAAAAGAAGCCTTAATACGAAAGTTTGGTGAAGACTGGTATGCAGAGTTAGAGACTATTGCCAAAACTTATAAATAA
- a CDS encoding ribonucleoside-diphosphate reductase subunit alpha: protein MYVLKRDGRKEPIMFDKITARVRKLCYGLNELVDPIKVAMRVIDGLYDGVTTSELDNLAAEQAATMTTAHPDYARLAARISVSNLHKNTKKTFSEVMFDLYTYVNPRTGKKAPLLSDEVYKVITDNKDMLDSAIIYNRDFGYDYFGFKTLERSYLLKLNGQIAERPQHMLMRVSIGIHLNDLDAAIETYELMSKKYFTHATPTLFNSGTPKPQMSSCFLLTMKDDSIDGIYDTLKQTAKISQSAGGIGLSIHNVRATGSYIAGTNGTSNGIVPMLKVYNDTARYVDQGGGKRKGSFAMYIEPWHADIMSFLDLKKNHGAEELRARDLFYAMWMPDLFMKRVQEDAEWTLMCPNECPGLCDVHSEEFEALYTKYESEGKGRKAIKARELWEKILESQIETGTPYMLYKDAANRKSNQKNLGTIRSSNLCTEIMEYTSPDEVAVCNLASIALPMFVKNGEFDHKELFRITKRVTKNLNRVIDRNYYPVKEAENSNFRHRPVGLGVQGLADTFIKLRMPFTSDEAKKLNHDIFETLYFAAVTASMEEAKVDGPYQSYEGSPISKGEFQYNLWGIKDEELSGLWDWAKLRKQVLKNGVRNSLLVAPMPTASTSQILGNNECFEPYTSNIYTRRVLSGEFIVVNKHLLEDLVELGLWNEDLKNEIMRANGSVQNVDCIPQDIKELYKTVWELSMKDIIDMSRQRGYFIDQSQSLNLFLEGATMAKLTSMHFYAWKSGLKTGMYYLRTKSAVDAKKVTITREAKAEPVAEVQEVAIDNVAQKQQKAAETAAKFAKQTAEKVEVEPLSADEMKALIAQAKEAEGDDCLMCGS from the coding sequence ATGTATGTATTAAAAAGAGACGGAAGGAAAGAGCCAATAATGTTCGACAAAATTACAGCAAGAGTTCGTAAACTATGTTACGGACTTAATGAACTTGTCGATCCAATTAAAGTAGCAATGCGCGTTATTGATGGTTTGTACGATGGTGTAACAACCAGTGAATTGGATAATTTGGCAGCAGAACAAGCCGCAACAATGACCACAGCACATCCTGATTATGCACGCTTAGCAGCTCGTATTTCAGTTTCTAACTTACACAAAAACACAAAAAAGACCTTTAGTGAGGTCATGTTTGATTTGTATACATACGTCAATCCTAGAACTGGAAAAAAGGCACCTTTATTAAGTGATGAGGTATATAAAGTAATTACCGATAATAAAGACATGTTAGACTCTGCTATTATCTATAACCGTGATTTTGGTTATGATTATTTTGGATTCAAAACGCTAGAACGCTCTTACCTTTTAAAATTGAATGGTCAAATTGCAGAAAGACCACAACACATGTTAATGAGAGTATCTATTGGTATTCACCTTAACGATCTAGATGCTGCAATTGAGACTTATGAGTTGATGTCTAAAAAGTACTTTACACATGCTACACCAACATTATTTAACTCAGGAACTCCAAAACCTCAAATGTCTTCTTGTTTCTTATTAACAATGAAAGATGACAGTATTGATGGTATTTACGATACATTAAAACAAACTGCCAAGATTTCACAGTCTGCCGGAGGAATAGGCTTATCTATTCACAATGTACGTGCAACAGGGAGCTATATCGCTGGAACAAACGGAACTAGTAACGGTATAGTACCAATGCTTAAAGTATATAATGATACGGCACGTTATGTAGATCAAGGTGGAGGAAAACGTAAAGGAAGCTTTGCGATGTATATCGAACCTTGGCATGCAGATATTATGAGTTTCTTAGATTTAAAAAAGAATCATGGTGCCGAAGAATTACGGGCGCGTGATTTATTCTATGCGATGTGGATGCCAGATTTATTTATGAAGCGTGTGCAAGAAGATGCCGAATGGACCTTAATGTGCCCTAACGAATGTCCTGGATTATGTGATGTGCACAGCGAAGAATTTGAAGCCTTATACACAAAATATGAATCTGAAGGCAAAGGACGTAAAGCTATAAAAGCGAGAGAACTTTGGGAAAAGATATTAGAATCACAAATTGAAACAGGAACACCTTACATGTTGTATAAAGATGCAGCAAACCGTAAGTCTAACCAAAAGAATTTGGGGACTATTCGTTCTTCAAATTTATGTACAGAAATTATGGAGTATACTTCGCCAGATGAAGTTGCTGTATGTAATTTAGCGTCTATTGCTTTGCCAATGTTCGTTAAAAATGGAGAGTTTGACCATAAAGAATTATTTAGAATTACAAAACGTGTTACTAAAAACTTAAATAGAGTAATAGATAGAAATTATTATCCTGTAAAAGAAGCTGAAAACTCAAATTTCCGCCACAGACCAGTTGGTTTAGGGGTACAAGGATTAGCAGATACATTCATTAAACTAAGAATGCCTTTTACTAGTGATGAAGCTAAAAAGCTAAATCACGATATTTTTGAAACACTATATTTTGCTGCTGTAACCGCAAGTATGGAAGAAGCAAAAGTTGATGGTCCTTACCAAAGTTATGAAGGCTCTCCAATTAGTAAAGGAGAATTCCAATATAACCTTTGGGGAATTAAAGATGAAGAACTCAGCGGACTTTGGGATTGGGCGAAATTGCGTAAGCAAGTATTAAAAAACGGAGTACGTAACTCTTTATTGGTTGCGCCAATGCCAACAGCATCAACATCTCAGATTCTTGGAAACAACGAATGTTTTGAACCTTATACATCTAACATTTATACGCGTCGTGTATTGTCTGGTGAATTTATTGTTGTGAACAAACATTTATTAGAAGATTTAGTAGAATTAGGACTTTGGAATGAAGACTTAAAAAACGAAATTATGAGAGCTAATGGATCTGTACAAAATGTAGATTGCATTCCTCAAGACATAAAAGAATTATACAAAACAGTTTGGGAACTGTCTATGAAAGATATTATAGACATGTCGCGTCAACGTGGTTACTTTATTGACCAATCACAATCTCTTAACTTGTTCTTAGAAGGCGCTACTATGGCTAAGTTAACATCTATGCACTTTTATGCGTGGAAAAGTGGCTTAAAAACGGGAATGTACTATTTACGTACCAAGAGTGCCGTTGATGCTAAAAAAGTAACAATCACAAGAGAAGCAAAAGCAGAACCTGTTGCTGAAGTGCAAGAAGTTGCTATAGATAACGTCGCACAAAAACAACAGAAAGCCGCTGAAACTGCAGCAAAATTTGCTAAGCAAACAGCAGAAAAAGTTGAAGTAGAGCCTTTGAGCGCTGATGAAATGAAAGCACTAATTGCTCAAGCTAAAGAAGCTGAAGGTGATGATTGCTTAATGTGCGGTTCATAA
- a CDS encoding RDD family protein, protein MNTIEHTVTKDVLSSKSIRFLNYIIDYVIQIAIGMLIGFVIGIMAELTGDYTLADTFLYSESRLVDFAFGYFVLMIYYTTIETFTGRSIGKYITNTKVVCYDGSKPKFKDILVRSLCRIIPFEQFSFLGEDGKGWHDSISKTYVVDVKKYNAKKETLEGLEEIGRIGE, encoded by the coding sequence ATGAATACTATTGAACATACAGTTACTAAAGACGTCCTGTCAAGTAAAAGTATTAGGTTTTTAAATTATATCATTGACTATGTGATACAGATTGCTATTGGCATGCTTATAGGCTTTGTTATTGGAATCATGGCCGAATTAACGGGAGATTATACACTAGCCGACACCTTTTTATATTCTGAAAGCCGACTTGTTGATTTTGCATTTGGCTATTTCGTCTTAATGATTTACTACACAACAATTGAAACGTTTACTGGGCGCTCAATAGGAAAATATATCACTAATACCAAAGTAGTTTGTTATGATGGCTCTAAACCAAAATTCAAAGATATTTTAGTACGTAGTTTATGTCGAATTATCCCATTTGAACAATTCTCGTTTCTTGGAGAAGATGGAAAAGGGTGGCACGATTCAATATCTAAGACGTATGTTGTGGATGTGAAAAAGTATAATGCAAAGAAAGAAACACTTGAAGGCCTAGAAGAAATAGGAAGAATTGGTGAATAA
- a CDS encoding NAD(P)/FAD-dependent oxidoreductase, whose amino-acid sequence MYDALIIGGGAAGMSCALVLGSAKPKPFAEHKRIGIIMHQKTSHLQNALFNNVLGLSPGTLGSDILEQGKIQLKNLYPHVDHIDKEKVQSILKSSEGFTITTNKHSYLSKTVIIAVGYTNLLTIKGLEQYVEPHPRAPKEKERIWLKNEDHVVDNGLYVAGTLAGWTSQFAIASGSGSQVATDVLTLWNKGKPTKVHDKISLV is encoded by the coding sequence ATGTATGACGCATTGATTATCGGTGGAGGAGCTGCAGGCATGTCTTGTGCTTTAGTTTTAGGATCGGCAAAACCGAAACCTTTTGCTGAACACAAACGTATTGGCATTATCATGCATCAAAAAACCTCCCACTTACAAAATGCCTTATTTAATAATGTTTTAGGGTTATCTCCAGGAACTTTAGGGTCTGATATTTTAGAACAAGGAAAAATACAGCTTAAAAACTTATATCCGCATGTGGATCATATCGATAAAGAAAAAGTACAATCTATATTAAAGTCTTCCGAAGGATTTACAATAACAACAAATAAACACTCTTACCTTTCTAAAACTGTTATTATTGCGGTAGGATACACGAATTTATTGACAATTAAAGGTTTAGAGCAATACGTTGAGCCTCATCCGAGAGCACCAAAAGAGAAAGAACGCATCTGGTTAAAAAACGAAGACCATGTGGTGGATAACGGACTCTATGTTGCTGGAACATTGGCGGGTTGGACCAGTCAGTTTGCTATAGCATCAGGGAGTGGCTCACAAGTGGCTACAGATGTATTAACCCTTTGGAATAAAGGAAAACCTACCAAAGTACACGATAAGATATCATTGGTTTAA